From one Lactiplantibacillus paraplantarum genomic stretch:
- a CDS encoding response regulator transcription factor has protein sequence MKLLMIEDNKSVSEMMAMFFKKEKWDAHFAYDGNEAVEMFNEDVNGWDMVTLDLNLPGKDGMQVSADIRKASPTVPIIMLTARDSESDQVLGLEMGADDYVTKPFSPITLIARIKALHRRADLSKTTPAEQPANAVSSFDVQTDHFKLNTKTREAYLADKQIQDLTPKEFDLLKTLAQKPRQVFSREQLLQLVWDYEYYGDERTVDAHIKKLRQKIEKAGPQIIQTVWGVGYKFDDSGVDVQ, from the coding sequence ATGAAATTATTAATGATTGAAGATAATAAGTCGGTCTCTGAAATGATGGCCATGTTTTTTAAGAAGGAAAAGTGGGACGCCCACTTTGCTTATGATGGCAATGAGGCAGTCGAAATGTTTAACGAAGATGTCAATGGCTGGGATATGGTGACCCTTGACTTGAATTTACCTGGTAAAGATGGCATGCAAGTTAGTGCGGATATTCGCAAGGCTTCACCAACTGTACCAATTATTATGTTGACGGCGCGTGACTCGGAAAGTGATCAAGTCCTCGGGTTAGAGATGGGGGCGGATGATTATGTGACTAAGCCGTTCTCACCGATTACGTTGATTGCCCGGATCAAGGCACTACACCGACGAGCTGATCTATCGAAGACGACGCCAGCTGAACAACCAGCCAATGCGGTTAGTTCTTTTGATGTACAGACGGATCATTTTAAACTCAATACTAAGACGCGTGAGGCTTATTTAGCAGACAAACAAATTCAGGATTTGACGCCTAAGGAGTTTGACCTGCTCAAGACTTTGGCGCAGAAACCACGCCAGGTCTTCTCACGCGAGCAGTTATTACAACTCGTTTGGGACTACGAATATTATGGTGACGAACGGACCGTTGATGCCCATATTAAGAAGTTACGGCAAAAGATCGAAAAGGCCGGACCACAAATTATTCAAACGGTTTGGGGGGTCGGCTACAAGTTTGATGATAGTGGAGTTGATGTTCAATGA